The Lepeophtheirus salmonis chromosome 6, UVic_Lsal_1.4, whole genome shotgun sequence DNA window tttttgaagttttaatcgaaaaaatttaatttttgagaataatctataaaattttattccaaaaatttgacatttgaaaaaaaaaattcaataaaatataattattggtgaacaactgtggattttttttttttaaatttaattttttcagtatagctatggataaaaaaatatgggtatggattttaatatttgacgatatttttcgtaaatatttttcgttaacaggtgtggatttttgaattttttttccaaaaatttagtttttagagACATTCAaaggattttagaaatttaaaaaaaaaattatatcatggaTTGTTTTccattacattaaatttttattgaatagcaatagatttttgaaaaaaatctcgaaaaaatttcacaaatgaaatataaattttgaaattttttctaaaaaaacataatttccgAAGTTgctttccaaaaatgtattatttaaaatattttttccaaaacttttattttttgtaaatgtggaaaaaatccaaaaatattttttttctatctaaattaggaaaaattaaatttgtatggaaaaatttcaaatattcaatttttcggatttttttaacctacaactgtacacaaaaaattaaatttttgcacaaaattttccaaaatccacagctgtattaaattttttggaaataaaatttacaaatccaaatctattttcaaaaaataaaggttttggaatatttaagaaaaaatttaatttcaaatattaaattttttgtagaaaaatgtataaaatccataggtattcacaagaaagaaaaatttttaaacacaatatttgaaaaatgacattttttggaaaaaaaattgaaaaattaaattaaattttaaatataaaagtgtttagtaaaaggggggggggctacagtccctccaagCCAAGCTTAGAATCAAAAAGGTCAATAGTTCAAATGTTTTAACTTACAGCAAAAACCATTCTTCccttcaaacatatttttattcaatatataaagcatcaacatgaaaacaatcttgaacaaaaattagaaaaagagaaaatcctaataaatttattactttatatgcATGTAATTTTGATCAGTTAGAggcatattttcaaatttctgggatgacaTTAAATACTAAACAATTTGAGCTATAGtttaaaagctttttatttggttttatttttttttaaagtgaaaattaAGTTGGCTACATTCAGAGGAAATTAATTCGGATCCAAAGGCTTAAAACTactaatttgttaatagaaattgatgataattcagattcaatttatagaaaaattattatagccTCATATATTGACGAAAAAATGGGGAGTCATTGACTTTCACTATGAACTCCACTTGGAAtgtaaatttgataaatgtagtttttttttacggttaaaaattaaaactgtcGCAACTGTTCCCGTCCTCCCTAGATATTAAACATCTTGAGAATTAACACTATCATAAAACATCCATTTACACGTTTGAGTGACTATGAATCCTTGTTATCGCAGCATAGCATAAAAACTAACTACGTACTACTACCTTCCTCAATAATCTACATCTCATACAAttcttaatcatttttgatacatttttcagtGTAATCCGAGGTGCAGCAGAGTCTTCGGCCATTACAGTAGTTAGCAACAGTATAAATGCTTAGTGCAACTGGACTAAGATCTTATTTATCTCTTTCTCTTTTTAGCCTGtgctcattaataaaaatattttaggataagGGAAAGCTTTTCagagtttataatatttagccACAAATGTGTTTGTTTTGTGTATTAGTTGTTTAATCAAATACCTGAAAGTAAGTGTTTCTTCGAGTGGACCCAGGCATTGGTTCTCCACCACAGCAATTGGATTCATGGAGAAGATAGCAGAACACATAGAGGAGAAATAAGATGGAGACCAAGTATAGGTAAGTAAAAAAGCCCTAGggatataattcatatataattatgctaaaatctgtatgaaataaaaatgtttcaaaccTCAAAGTAATGCAGTGGAACGCTCAGAGTTGATATTTCGGCGGATAAAAAGGCTATGCAAGTAATGATGACAAACGTTCCATAGAGCCCGGAGCAAGTAATGAAGAGAGATGTTCTAATAAAGggaagaagaaatatttagtaattgaATAGATTGATTGGCCAGCCTTTAAAACTACGTACTTTTCTGGAGGTTCATCGTACACGGTAGCACGTGTAACGGATCTTGTCAGAGGACGATTCTCCAAATCTCTATGATCTATTCCAGCTAAGGATGCAGGTGTTAGAGGTGCATCGCAGGTGTCACAAGAGTCCCCTCCAAGACGACTCTTCCGATCAATTGTAGCTTCTCTATCTCGAGCTTGCTGAGCAGCATGCTCAGCCATATTTCTCTCAAGTGTTGCATAGGGATTAGAAACGGCAGGCGCAGTAGCTGTAGAGGTGGCAGCAGACGCtgatgattttgattttttctttaatgttgcGGTGTCTGTATGTGGAATGGATTGACTCACAACATGGGAGGATGCTCCATGGGCTGATGAAGATGATTCTCTTCCTCCCTGTTGCAAAGCGCTACTGGGTTGCTGCTGAGCAGTCTGAGATACAACAGCCACTTGACAGCAATCATTATCTACATATTGAATATGTTCTTGTTGGACCTCAATGTTCATTCGGTTGTTTGACGTCACAGGAGCTGAGTTGGGGTTAAATGTAGATGACACTGTATGAGGCTGTTGTTGTGCTCCAGCAGAGGTTTCAGATGGTTGAGGTTGTTGGGCAGTGCTTGCTGATTGGCTTTCACCAGGATGATCCACATTTGATATCTCTTGTTGTTTGGCGGATGACTTGACCTTTGTCTGTTGAGCAGCAACTACTGCCAATGCTTGTTGAGCTTCCAGCTCAGCTATTTGTTTACTAGTTTGCTCGGAGGCAGACGTACCTCCACGAAGTGGGCTTTTATCTCGATTCATCCTTTGTTCCACAACGGCTTGCTTCAAGCTTTGAGCTTCTCTCTGTTGCTTCTTTCGGACTTGAGCATATTTGGCTGCAACAGCCTCGTGTTGATGTTGATCCCTTATACTGTGGTGATGCTGCTGTGGATCAtagtgttgttgttgttgttcaTGCACATACTGCACTGTGTGATCATCTTGAGTGTATGGAAGATTGGGGTCATCTTGGTAATGGTGCTGCTTGGGCCAGGTTTTGTTGTAGTCACATTCCTTTGTCGTGGAATGCTTAGAAAAATGGCAGTCATCTACATACTTATTCGCATAGGAGCAATGCTGTCCTCCCTGTTGCTGCTGAGGAGGAACAGCCTGCTGTTGCATATCGTATTTGTAAACATCGTATTTTGAGTAATGAGAGTCCCCGCCACCACTCCCCCCACTTCGAGAATTGCCTCCAGAATGACGTGAGCGCTTCCCTTTGGATCGTCCGCCACCCCCACTCCCACCAGAGGGGTTCGAAGAAGTACTTCGAGGAGGTGGTAGTGGAGTGGGTTGATCCTCTGGAACTAGAGGAGGAGGTATTGGAACCCCATAAGGTTGAGGAGCAACTCCTCCTCCAGCATTTGCTTGTTGAGCATGCTGTTGAAGATAGGAGCTAATTAACTCTGCGTCCGTTTGTGGACGCTCATACTGAGACCTACTCCAGGCTTTCATTCTACAAGCTGAGTAGAAACACCAAACACCGTAAGCCAGATCTTAATCGGAACAATCTCCTGTAATACTTTTGAACACATTGATGGCATCCCTTTACAACGAATAGTGTGGCTCTATACGAATTGGATTATATTGAagatatgtagataaatatggAAGATTTGAACTTTAATGGACCTATCGAATGTTGTCAGTCTATGGTCATGGAACTAGAGTCTGTTATTCCTTGTTTTTCCACCACTAATTGGAGTCTTGGATAAGAcaataaccattaaaaaaatgttctacgTACAAGAACTTTACTTGTAAGAAGAGAATAGGGGAAAAATTAAGAATGTTCGCTCTTTGGAGGAGTAAATGGGAGAAGGAGAagaagagagaaggaaaaggCTAGCAGTGCATCATCCTGAGCCAACTTTTTTGCTCTATTTAAGGCAAAAGGCTGTTGAAGGAGAGGGGAAGAGAAATTGGGATTTAAGGGAAAGGCCTTTTTTGGcctgaatttatttatatatcttattattgtGAGGGGTGGCTGAAAGGAATTAAGAAGAGGGGTCTgggagaaagaagaagaaacgcAATCTCTTGAAAAGTAGAATCCTCTTCCTCTGTAGGtactttcatttatatatatatatatatcacctCTCACTCTTTCCAAATCTCTTGCAAACTTCAAGGACAAATGACTTTCTCTTCTCTTTCTACAAAAACGACattaaagagagagaaaaattgcaaatttatttcctccattttttttttaagaaaacctttaatacaattttaaaaataaataatctaatctaataaaatatataaaaaatgttcatgaaCAACATACAATCGTGAGGCTGATATATCTCTACCTAATTTTAAAATCACATTGACTCAAGATTGAATCATTTAATTAGCTGCTAAATTATCATACTAGTTAGACAATTATATATATCACTCTCTACTGAAAGCTCTACTactagtaaataatatattcgaaGCTGGCTCAACACACAAACAATCCTGAACTAACatcaagaaaaggataaatgtccaatttatttttttagtttactccACGGGACTGTCAGGGTGGATAGTGTAGAGTcgatctttatttaggactaaaaacTGCAGTCCCCTCCAATTCAGTTCTGTCCGGTCCAGTGaagtaaatttatgaatttagtCATATcactatatatatgaaatagagtttgtgtgtgtctTTTTATGGTTGACCACAACGTTgggcctaggaggctgaaactttgcctcttttgaacctggttaGGCTAAAATGGGGGTGGCGATTTGGGGGGTCATGTAGAAGttctatacccaaaatacaaacacttcttttggagctcaaggagactggATAAGGTGTGTTgagttataaatgaaaaatgactGACGTCTTAAAAATcaactatacgaataaatgtgttttttaaatttattcaaaatcaaaaaaataaatggcaaaaaaagaaattggggAAAATTGAtgattcgtttttttttgttgcaaaaaaatggatttccaatggaatattgggttcgtagatttaaaaaaaaggtggtAGAgattgtctggagattcgtttgtatataaatatgacacataaatttgatgtttaactaaaatatccatcattttctgaatagtttttcattttttttcttttctttttcatcaaatgccaatcttcaatttttaaatagaaatccTACAAAATGATGCATTTTGAACATGTAATTTTCAATCCTATGggtgcataaatatattttcaatttccggaacattttattatataatttttttcaatatttgcaaaagtgTTCCCGTTATCGAGGGTcattttttcgacgacattattctccataacttgtTTGATTTTGCAAGTACGGAAAATTTTTTTGGGTGGTTTGGGTTCCTCTTTACAATACcaataaaaactatttgatattctcttttcttttttccccgCAAAATTAGTGAAGAagagtttttggaattttcccTCGGAGattcgatttggcaattttttaacaaaaataaagaatggacttctcatctagggAAAATTTTTCATGCCTATATGTTGGATTGTTACttaaagtttataacacaaacttttttcatactaatttaatacatatacttatatataatgatGACAATCAAgtatagaatgggcatgttaaaaaaaatagaaaccaaaaatcaacatggtaaccctgacaatttgaagaatgttttggaagagagaaagaataatgctcaagACGTTTCATTACAACAGTTACAATcatctgtgacaagggaggaaggagaaaaggatataaacaaggacatttgctagaattactccaatgtccaTCCCCAAATTATgatctgagttcaacaaggacttacaattataactccgcaacgaatcctcagggttacgctctgtctttatgagcacacacaaatgttcaatcaggttttgaatataattgaatctatatagAAAAGGATGATCACTAcctaggaattaaataataatgacaactcctaaggaaaataaaattccttcttcagattaccgATTCCCAAAAAAACGGGCTTTTTATCACtgtctataaattataaaggcGCCATATTATAATGCTCCACCGCATCGAAGGGCTCTAAACATTACAAAGAAATGAGATATACTATTTTCAAAGTTCTTTCCCGTCCCCTCCACGGCCAAGGGAACGCCGGGTAACACATTGCTTGTAATTTTATAtccctaataaaataatttaagatgacaaatactctcaaacttaaaaatatacaaattgaaacGAGAACAAACGAGCTCTAAAGACATGGAGTCGGATTAGAAACTGTTATTTTAGTGCAATAACGTTTGTAAATGTAATGATTGTTGTTTCATAACATCTTAGGCCGTACCAAAGGTTTCAAAACCTTTATGATCATTGTACTGTACCAGCTTACTCGCTAGCAGGGCTGTAATATCGGTCAACCTACAAATAGACAAGTTTACTCATTATGCTCTCATCAGTGATTGTTTTATCTTTGTAGTAATATAAACAGATATAAAATAGTCTAAAGACTTTTAGtagtgttataaataatatcggAATCGgcatcatacttttttttaaatactttcatcattaataatatgtatttatgagtaatataacgattataatgtgccacagctAAATTCGCTAAATAGATAATGGGGAACGTTATCTTTCTGATATGGTCTTCAAAACGTTGTAAAACAAAACTCTAAATGTGTACTATGGTTCTTAAGTaagaatataacatttttgatatatatataattagttttatttccTCTACATCTCATCTAGGCTATCACGATAGGGACTCATGCACAAAATAACGTCAGAAGCCTGAATtagattaaaatactttttatataagtttaagcgcagtatatatatatatatatatacgaataaAGACATTATTTGAGAAATAGGAGGTTCTTAATATTTCGACTGAGGGATATTGACTGAGGCAAGATACTTGTCTTTATAGACTAGAATTAGTGATGTACCATGAGCAAAACTCGTTAATTCGtattaatacattattcaaacaaaattaaatttattgtatgtaaaaaaatttcaaaatttatattttttgcactgCTGCATTATTTGCCTGCTTgacctctttttttaaaaaagaaatcttaaaaaaaagttcacttcTTTTTtgccgtctttttttttttaccaaaaaaaaaaaaaaaaaaatgctaataattgaataaaaatagtatatgaaatattggaatcTCGTTACTTTAGAATAAAAATCCCCTATCTGGACATTACCAAATTGTTCAGGAGAAGCAAAATAACATGTTTTACTCTTTCAAATGTATGTTATTACTAGAATATAAAAGATCGGCCAGAAAAGGCAGTATTAAATTGATAGAAGCCAGAGTTTAAAGAGTaatgtaggattatatttttttaaatttaattttttgggaaaaaaaaagtagaaaactcacagctcttcacaaaaaaattaaaattgcaaatattaatttttttttgaaaaaaaaaaatcaaaaatctacacctATACACAAAAccttaattatttgaaaaaaaaaaaatcaaaaaaccatagctattgacagaaaactatttttttataaaaaaatatattatttttttttgaaaaattaaatttttgtaaatttggtAATTGTGAAAGGGGGGCTACAGGCCCTCCAGACCACTCCCTATGGACTCCTCTGGTCTACTGTAGTTTACTTCTAAGAAGAACCCCAAATCCATTTGTTGAATACAGGGTTGCTTTTATGTAGTTGtacacattttgttatttttaatcttgAATGACATTGATTCAAAATCACGAAGGAGAACAATAAAACATCTTATCTCCGAACAGAGCAAGAGAAGACGGCTGGCTTGAGTAAAGAAGATTCTGAATTTTCTCAAGACAGGAAAAATTGGGGCAaagttttgttgttttctgatgaaaaaattcacagttgATGCCACTgcgaataagcagaacagcagCTACATCCCAACCGAACAtccaaaagaacaaaaaatccagcagGCCCATGGTCTTGGTCGTTGTTGAGTTCGTCCTCCTATTTTTGGGAAGCGGAAGAAGCGGTGTAATACATATGCTCAAATCGAACTTCTAagtaagaaagtgctaccttgggccgGAGAAAAGTTCGGAGACaatttgttttcactcaagacggagctccgtgtcattaATGAGATACAACTTTCCGAGCTTTTGgaacctcaacatgtggccaccATCCTTTCCGGACACGAAACCCTTGAACTACTCTATCTAGACAAGTATGCGGGAGAAGGCATTTGCTACTGTAGTATTTGGTTCAGTGTCCAGTATTCAGAGGCTTtaatcaagaaggagtggaccaatcTCGAGTTTGACTGCATAAGCAAGGTCTGGAAAGGATTTAAGCTTCGTATTGAAGCAATGATTAGAGGTGATGGCTCACATAAATGTCCTAACAGAAcgtctcgtttaaattttactcttgaaaaattgacaataatcaCATTTGTagcactagataagatcaaccctgtatattataaagGATGCACAAAAGTGATGCACGAAGCATCATCATTACGCAAATGATTGgggttatataattttttaatgtcaaaaaatgttgtaatcGATGTTGACACATCATATTGGAACTCCATTAATTGAAATACTTAACAATCAAATGATGAATGAAATATGCTAGATGTAATTGATTGATTCTTAATACTTCcgatttattacttaatattttctagGAAGGATGTATTGGTCCCTCTATTCTGACATTCAGTCAGTCCTAAATTTTAAGGACACAAAAGCCGTCCCTTATAAATTGACTTTGCTCAATTTCGACATTTTTACACATCAGCCAATGACTTCATCATCAATACATATTCATCATCAACACGTCGTTTCCtcgctaatacaaaaatgtaagcTGTACAACGTGTGGTAACAAAAGCATGCTGACCACATGATGAGGTCCGACTgctatatggatttttttttacttggttGGGCCCAGTATTTGGCTTCCAACCGCACCAGACCTTAACTCACATGGACTTCTTTCTGTGGAGTGCAGTAGAATGATACACGAACAGATCTTCCTGCAACAAAAAATCCGAGCTGATGTCCAGTATCCAGAAAGAATTCCAGAATCTGCAGAAGTAGACTGTCTTTAAGACCTGCTCCTGTTTCTGAGGCCGTTTTTACGCCGAAGGcgataatatcaaatttttctttttattattcagctttcatttgggattgattttaattaaaatcgaTTGATTAATTCAAgagaaaatcaatttcaaaaaaataatggtgtTTGTACACTGTATTTTGCGGCCTctggaaaactgccctggagaaaattgtgAGTAGAAGATTACCTTGGAGAAAAATAGCCACGTAGGAAAATTGCCTgagagaaaattgcccgtattttgttcaaatttaatgatgaataataacccattataaattcgctaaatattatttatggcaaatatctatacatatttgtttgttccatcccccccTCCccagggagtaccttcaagtgtgcgtaatattattgcaataaagGAGGAGGAAGGGGGGGGTGATAAATGGCTTAGGAGatcttaaaatattgttgaatacTCTCCGCCCTCTCCTACCCTCCCAGGTAGCCTGGGATTGTTAAAAAGCCACTACTAAGTCATCCAATA harbors:
- the LOC121120759 gene encoding uncharacterized protein, whose translation is MKAWSRSQYERPQTDAELISSYLQQHAQQANAGGGVAPQPYGVPIPPPLVPEDQPTPLPPPRSTSSNPSGGSGGGGRSKGKRSRHSGGNSRSGGSGGGDSHYSKYDVYKYDMQQQAVPPQQQQGGQHCSYANKYVDDCHFSKHSTTKECDYNKTWPKQHHYQDDPNLPYTQDDHTVQYVHEQQQQHYDPQQHHHSIRDQHQHEAVAAKYAQVRKKQQREAQSLKQAVVEQRMNRDKSPLRGGTSASEQTSKQIAELEAQQALAVVAAQQTKVKSSAKQQEISNVDHPGESQSASTAQQPQPSETSAGAQQQPHTVSSTFNPNSAPVTSNNRMNIEVQQEHIQYVDNDCCQVAVVSQTAQQQPSSALQQGGRESSSSAHGASSHVVSQSIPHTDTATLKKKSKSSASAATSTATAPAVSNPYATLERNMAEHAAQQARDREATIDRKSRLGGDSCDTCDAPLTPASLAGIDHRDLENRPLTRSVTRATVYDEPPEKTSLFITCSGLYGTFVIITCIAFLSAEISTLSVPLHYFEGFFTYLYLVSILFLLYVFCYLLHESNCCGGEPMPGSTRRNTYFQNLPRDALPDGSPVREKLAHFTLPKKHKTSENDYSHGSFFLRVGGIAFGLGTMIYNGLELGIFFEIPWNSPCYQVLRGINPILQMVFTFSQMYFVFMNARLNIHKFKCIARFGLMHVVVSNLCVWLRTVVKEITKEIAHFRVERGQGVSEDYMILEGYNTLRRKFGDDSFFVNGPYAAIMSAIYKGSEGVYSTNPFSFFSLSPDNNKDNLNNNLIQPQSLTDTITPAPYASLIRQQPSAQYFYSPTTVPQPGDVTHGSILRLANNFTCGRQYIMGNIVQFSAPYLYPFVIQYSMIAASVLFVMWKRIGKSPRYWGEEDDHISVASRKMTNYAKTDCVGASKGLFFGLLTLVVGLICLILFFVLIDHENTQVSELAVFLADLSHVVILILAILAILLGFIRVTKMKFHGEDSSILGDYLLRVAACGIIAYAIFNIIAGGLGDYTDLKNLLVLSTGGVTIIQAVLQLLFITDAQRRRIHSLNHDNVKPGRQVVTFLLICNLTMWIIFTFEVQKVQGSPVQLKFYGFYTWTVIQRIVLPLCIFFRFHSTVILAEIWKNSYKAKLID